ACACTTGTCGCGTGGCATGGTGGGTGGGTGGCTGGATGGGttgaatgaaaactcgaatCCTGAAGTGTGTCCTTTACCTACCACCGTTTTCGGAAAAGTTTTGTGAGCGAGTGAGCAAGGCAGAGCTACCTACTACTCCGAACGATGCGATGTGGTGCATATTTTATCCTGGCGATGGCGCGCGCGTTTTCCGTTTGTTGGTTTTTAAGTCTGAGCCGGAGATTCATTTCGGTTTAAACGGTGTGACGGAACAGAACGGTTTGGTCAGGTTGTTCGGAAGGGTCGTACCAGATTTCAACAGTCGCGCTCGTTGGGAACCTTTCTGGGTGGAATAAGTGGTTTCGATAGTGAATTATGAAGTGAGTGAAAGTGAGCTTTTTAAACGGTGAAGAACAGGTGGAAATTATCTTGTAAAGGATAGCTATCCTGGGAGCAAAAACCAGAGGAACTTGATTGAGGTTCCGATCACGTTTCAGGAAGGTGTTGGAAAAGGTAGAAAATTCAATTACTCATTAACGGCTTATTAAATTAACGTCCACCGAAATACCTATAAAACCAGAAAAGGTATAGCAATAGGTTTTGAAAgggaataaaaaagtttaattggTGTCAAAACTCTTGGTGGGATTGTTCTGTGAAAATTAATTGTTAAGATTAAAGCTGATTTTTCGGTAGAATATGggaattaaaaccaaattttccaaaaaaaaaagataatctttcattattttttaaaccaatctTGTTTCTTTCTTATACATTAAatctttaaatatataaaaattagaaaaaccatttgtgatgtcaaaaaaaatttgactgttgattttctttttcaaaatgtggAATTTCTTTTCTGTCTATGAAAATGAAACATCTAGGCAAAATTTGGAACATCATTTAAATGAGAGATAATCATCAATCCAATATCAGGTTTTGGGTTTTTTTATACAATGAGTTGACAAAAAATGTATTGCAAAGTATGACTACACCGTACGCTTATTTCcaaatctttttttacattaaagGCACTAAAATGTTGGTACCCAGGTACCAGTTCTggtatttctaacaaatttatttcaagttaAATGATAACTCAGAGTTCAAATatacttttcttaattttgttatatttctaGATTTTTGGTTACCAATCAAAATATTGTCagagaaaaattcattttagaaATGAAGAGTTgatcaccgtaaatttattttgggaaattattttatcggctatatcggtgaaattttatattcttcaagaaagaatatttaagaattgaaagattatatgCGGATataagattagaataagatgaaagatgttgaaattgagcggaagggtaattttaatttgaaaaacttttcatcacatttcagtcagcccgtgaggaacaaaacgatgaaatgtgatgaaaagttttttaaattaaaattacccttccgctcaatttcaacatctttcatcttattctaatcttctatacgcctataatctttcaattcttaaatattctttctcaaagaatataaaatttcaccgatatagccgataaaataatttcccaaaagaaaaattcatgtttgAGAATTCACCACACAAGAAATTTTGAACGATGAAATCATCTGAATTTCGTCAATGTCATAATAACATATTCAGTTTAAATATTTGGGAAATTCTATCTTTTTATAAAGtcttaattacaaaaattgaagttgaaaaatatccagaaaatagaagaaaaacaataaaaatttgatccaaatttgttttgaagatgttgatcAAGACTTCTGAGTGTAttcccaaaaaatattttaatgttatttatGTGAACTCTAGTTCAAAGTTCCGTTTTTTGGTTCATTTATCATATCGataatcagtttttcaaaattcagctttCTTACTTTTGCTGTTTCTGAGTTCTTTATTtctcattagtttttttttcatcttaactATTAAACATCAATTGAATATCAGTTTCATTATTCAATTGCATAGCTTTTTGGTTGTTCGACGGAATCTAAAATTATActcaaactttttcaatacACTTGAACAAACGGAATGCTAACCTGTTTTCATTACTGGATCTAAGAATATAATTATGAAATTGTTATCGAGATCGTAATTTTACACATTTACAGTTAAGAAGAATCAACACagatttttgcgtttttaaacatttgccttatacttaaaaaaagggaaTTTAACGAACCATAATAATATTTGTTACAAACTTACTTCACTGActggaagaaaaatatataaatcgtATTAAAATTGTTGGATTTCTGTTCCATTGTAAATAGATTTTGATAGCAAGAGGCGCTGATTTTGTATGGGCCCCTCCTTCCATAGAAAGTGAGTTTCTCGaaattattatacaaaccatctctgacccgaaaaacctccggataccaaatttcacttcattccgaccgtccgtttatacgtggtgacaaagaaaacgcctccatttttatgtaTTAGATTGTTTCTTGTTGAAAGTAAACATTAAtcggaaataaaattttttttttttttagtagaaattttcttttttctgagTACAATTCAGACTCATTTCGGGCagcaaaaatctatttttcgcAATGTGTTAAACTAGGGTtaagcaaccttttgaaccaacgggccacttttaatttgaaattctttcggcggatcgcattaaaataaaatttaggtaataggggagagtggggatacttgatccccttttcttattttcaccatatcttcctggaaaaatttagcaactcgccgtctttgacattttctgacagcttgtaacttcaagtttctatgctccaaaaattagatcgatacttgaacccgttgataaactagaagcattttcgtgtgagtaaaaaaattgggatttttctgaagttaggggaggcttgatcccctattgaaggagacttgatcttttattcaggaagccgtaatccttgtataaaaatcaaacaaaaccccaagatagaatattaattgactattttggtcatgtttgttctcatttcacaatttatagcagacataagaagaaaattctataactttgtctcaacgctattaacattgcatacttaaaggcgctattttttataattaagagaaaattaattatttttgctcttttcttcagacaattgtttgatcaatattagtttttggataaatatttgtaatttcgtaatcagcaatcaaaacgatcaattcagaagaagaatatgccgtttggaagggggatcaattgtacccataatcaacattttagaaaactttttctgaaaaaagttgagagttttccattgcttttaaaatatggcattataaagttcattttacgctcgaacgattgatactttggaacaaatatttttttcataattttcccatgtaaggaatattttaaagtggggaaaaaagatcttcaagttacattttgtgaaatttttcaaacaaagttcaattactcaaataattattttgttaaaattttttaaactacaagcattgttattttgctcattttggcacatttttctagaacatttgatctttgtaagacatttcagtttcgagatatagctaaggaatcaagtatccccagggatcaagtatcctcattctctccTATAGTTTGCAGAGCTTTAGGTTATTTTTATAAcgacaaatttttaacaaaaacaaaactggaaAATACTCGTtcttgatcatttttcaatgatttaattgttttaaatgatttgaaatgtaaagagaatataatttatttacaaaaaaaaaacatcatttgctttcctttttatatttaacaacgaaatattttgaaagaactTTCAACGTACGTAAAAAGATTTAAACCGTTTTCTGAGAAAATCCCTTTTTTGTTTGAACCGATGGGATGGTATTTTTTGttatcacttccatttaaaaactttatggAGCTTCTTTCtgtgcccattttcgaaaagtttttgtatgtacactgccggccaaaagtttgggatcacccactaaaaaacatgcaaattttgatcgttcatatctcagccgtcttaggacatattgcaaatctcctgatctcatttgaaagttaATGAGCAATAggtatctcggaggtattttgcgcaaatataatgttttagttttgaacttaaaacttaaccttaagttatagcattttcaaaaaatcgcactcaatattcaaagccgatcatctcgggataaagtgaaccaaatctcaaaatttgagtggcattagaattcctgttctttacttctcaaaacactatcaaaaaattttgtgaaaaaattcaagaatgtatttttaataaataaaatagacacttgagttatcgtccaaaagtttgggatcacctctttgtatggtgagtttgggatcattcttataaaaacatgcaaatttattttattcatatcattctcatctaacatcgtattgcagatctgaagggttcatttggaagctaaggaattgttgttttttaataaattcattcaaaaattatattttgaagtgataaccataaaaaaatcacctgaaattaattgtttttttgaaagttcccagattttttttatagttctcaccttaaaatataatttttgaatgaatttattaaaaaacaacaattcctaagcttccaaatgaacccttcagatatgcaatacgatgttagatgagaaagatatgaataaaataaatttgcatgtttttataagaatgatcccaaactcaccatacaaagaggtgatcccaaacttttggacgataactcaagtgtctattttatttattaaaaatacattcttgaatttttccacaaaattttttgattgtgttttgagaagtaaagaatagggattctaatgccactcaaattttgagatttggtccaccctatcccgagatgatcggctttgaatattgagtgcgattttttgaaaatgctataactttaggttaagttttaagttcaaaaccaaaacattatatttgggcaaaatacctccgagatacctattgctcattatctttcaaatgagatcagatgatttgcaatatgtcctaagacggctgagatatgaacgatcaaaatttgcatgttttttagtgggtgatcccaaacttttggccggcagtgtacatatgtatgtatgtagataatccaccatgggttcACGGATTccccgcagtttcgccaacgtatgcgctaaattgcattctttagattattggTTCGGCAAACTttcaatgcaaatcaccacctacccgacaccatggcttcgtgtgaactacAATAAGTATCTGCTAAATCCTTTACCCTTTTACTTTTCAAATCTCTGATTTCAGAAAGAAATGCTGACTTCCAAAATTCCAAAGACTCTAGCGTAATACAAGCagtatttttttagtttcaaaagCTTTAATTCCAACATTTAAAACCTTTCAtttgaagtttaataaaattgataaaaaaaaatcatttctttatTCCTCAATccttaaatatctcaaaatttcaaattatgaaatgtgtaaaactttaaaaaaatatactttaaaattctgaattcgcaaacttttatttatttttaggcCAGCAGGGTGGCCAgtgagtttccattttcaaattaccGGTTTTCCCGATTGAGATTTTATGGTCTACCTCGTTTCAAAATGCGCAAATAACTATGTCTATCAGGTTTTGGACCAAAGCTGAAGATATGTTTATGCAAGTTGAATGTAAAAGTGTTTAATCTTGAATTCAAAGGTTATTCGAATTATGGTGATCATAATACGGTTAGAAAATAAATCTAGTTAACCGAAAATGGTTACCTTCTTTTCAATCTTTCATACCATCTTCGCTTTTTATATAGCATCCATGAACGATCTAGGCGTCATCGTAGATAAAAAACTCACGTTCAGCGACCATATCAGTGCCATCACAGCGAAGGCTTTCTCTGTTCTTGGATTGGTGAGGCGTAATTCACAATCTTTTCAGGATGTATACACTCTTATAGCTGTGTACTGTTCCTTGGTGAGAAGTGTATTGGAGTACGCCGCTTGCGTGTGGGCTCCTTACCATACATCTTGGAGTCTTCGAATCGAAAGAGTGCAGCGATCATTCATTCGTTACGCTCTCAGGTCACTTCCGTGGAACGACCCCATCAATTTTCCGGATTATGAGAATCGCTGCGTGTTGATCAATTTAGAAACCCTCTCTTCCAGACGTGTAAAACTAAAACGGCTTTTTGTGTATGATCTGGTTACCGGCAACGTGGATTGTGCAGCTTTACTTAATGAAGTATGCTTTCTTGCACCATCCAGACATCTACGAGGAAGACAACTTTTAGCGCTAGGCATGCACCGCACTACTTACGGACAGAATATTCCTCTGACCAGCTGTTTTCAGTGTTTTAATGTTGTgaacaatttgtttgattttactgtGTCCAAAACGATGTTTAAATATAGGATTAAGAACCTTAGATATTAAGATCAGTCTGTAGGATATTTGAATCCAAGACGGTGtgtgaaataaattataaaagaaactgctatatttttataatttgcttggataaatcatagttttgatatgatgccatataatacttttaaaatttcaaattgaaattctaaatgtttctattgaaatctactgactgatattctgatatttttcttctaaaattcTTACTTAGATGCACCTTATTCATCATAATCAATCTGATATTTTATTTCGGTTCTGATATTGAATACTGAGTCACGTTTTTGTTTGGATACCTTCAACATTTTTATTAGAATGCGCTGAGTTCTAGATTATCTGTCCtctcaaaaatgcatgttttattCGATTTCGTATgtaatgtaaaacaaaaatcacacagACACTTGTTGTCTTGTTACATCTTCTGCCTTCTGTACGTTTACCAATTAACCGAATAAAAAGGGGGACTCTattgaaaacagctgaaaatcagttaagtcacgtaaaaaaaaatctcattgttaCATCTATTTAAAAACTACCATTGATCATtaggtttttgtaaaaatatcttTTCAGAAAGTTTGTCGACCGAGTTAAGACTTCATTGATGAATAACTGAATTCATATCTATCTTCTAGCATTCTATTAAAACTCTCATTCGACTCTTAGCTTTCATCGGGTCAACACGTATTCTTGAGTCCATCCGAAAGTGTAGTGTTTATTCGCAGTTGAAAAAGCTCTTTGATTTCTCTCTTTTTCAAGGTTAAAATAAACCTTTTATAGTTGGTTTTTATccgttttcaaaatggcgaccccGCCGAGGGGACCTAAAAAATCGGCAAAGAAAAAAGATTCCTTTACCAAAACGCTCGACGGCCACGTGGAAGGGTCAAAATTCCTGATCATTAAACGCGCATCCGAATCGTCTACTTTCGACAATGTCAGTCCATTCCTCatcaataaattcattttggcCAACGTGGGAGAGGTAGAGTCCGTCAAGAAGATCAATGGTGGATCTCTACTAGTCCAGGCGAAAAATATACGACAGGCGAATAAGTTGCTGAATTTGACGGTTATGCAAGACATGGAAATCATCGTTGAGGAGCATCGCagcttgaataaaattaaaggtGTTATAACGTGCGGAGATCTAAAAAATGCCtcagaagaagaaattttggcTGAACTTAAATCTCAAGGTGTTTGTGAAGTGAAGATCATCAAGCGAAAAGTCGACGGAAAGTTAACAGATACCAACAGTTTTATCCTAACCTTCAATTCAACCACGTTACCCGAAACCATACGCGCTTCGTTTTATCGGTTAAGTGTTCGACAATACATAGCCAAGCCAATGCGTTGTACGAAGTGCCAGCTCTTCggacattacaaaaaaatttgcaGAAATCCGGAAGTATGTAGCCAGTGTTGCCTTCCCGGGCACACTTCTGATAAATGTGAGGGACAGGTAGTTTGTAGAAATTGTCAATCGAACAGTCATCCATCATGGTCATCAACATGCGACATCTACAAACAGGAACAGGCAATCCAGAAAATGATGgtaatgatgaaattatcatataGAGCAGCACGTCGTAAGTATGCAGAAGAACACCCATCGTCTATAACTTATCGAGATGTTGTAGCACAAGGTCAAATGAAAGCTCTCTCCCGGCCACCAACTACTGAACGTCCAATGATAATAGACTCTACCCCAGACCCTAACTCTCCCATTATCCCACCTCCTTTTCCCAGTCCACCCCATTCTAATACTCCCGAAAACTTGCAATCAAGCTCATCCATATCATTGTTTAGTGACACTAATACATCACCAATTAAGCGAGCTTTAGAAACGAATAGTGATAGTGATAGCGATAAcccgaaaaaaattgtaaaagctTTAGAAATTTCCACTACTCATCTTTCAGACTCTCCAACAAATCATTAATCCTCACCTACACTTACACACACAATTGTCAATCATCGGCTAATgataatttatttgtatttattatttaagCACAATGGCTTATCCACGTATGTTGCAGTGGAATTGCAATGGTTTTTACAGTCATCTTccagaaatccaaaatttatgccGATTGTTTGACCCTTTTTTAATGTGTTTTCAAGAGACGCATTTTAAACAGTTCCAaactattaatttaaaaaactattcttGCTTTCGATCTAATGTCATCACTGATGGCCGTGCCAAAGGTGgtgttgctatttttgtcaaaaaacatATTCACTGTGAACCGATAATTTTAAATACAGAAATTCAAGCCGTCGctgtaaaaatttcatatccAATCGAGTTTTGTGTATGTAGTGTATATCTACCTCCAGGAGAACCAATCAATGAACATGAGTTTCAAAGTTTGATCCAAAGTTTGCCAAAACCGTTTGTCATAATGGGTGATTTCAATG
This sequence is a window from Uranotaenia lowii strain MFRU-FL chromosome 3, ASM2978415v1, whole genome shotgun sequence. Protein-coding genes within it:
- the LOC129753854 gene encoding uncharacterized protein LOC129753854 encodes the protein MATPPRGPKKSAKKKDSFTKTLDGHVEGSKFLIIKRASESSTFDNVSPFLINKFILANVGEVESVKKINGGSLLVQAKNIRQANKLLNLTVMQDMEIIVEEHRSLNKIKGVITCGDLKNASEEEILAELKSQGVCEVKIIKRKVDGKLTDTNSFILTFNSTTLPETIRASFYRLSVRQYIAKPMRCTKCQLFGHYKKICRNPEVCSQCCLPGHTSDKCEGQVVCRNCQSNSHPSWSSTCDIYKQEQAIQKMMVMMKLSYRAARRKYAEEHPSSITYRDVVAQGQMKALSRPPTTERPMIIDSTPDPNSPIIPPPFPSPPHSNTPENLQSSSSISLFSDTNTSPIKRALETNSDSDSDNPKKIVKALEISTTHLSDSPTNH